The Saccharothrix variisporea genome has a segment encoding these proteins:
- the rpsI gene encoding 30S ribosomal protein S9 has translation MTTPEVETEAVEAETAVDAVESDVDGAEDEAAEPAPAPVVRPVLSAGAHHLAQTVGRRKEAIVRVRLLPGTGKFTLNGKSLETYFPNKVHQQLIREPLVTTEKPETFDVIANLSGGGITGQAGALRLAIARALVAVDSEDRPVLKKAGFLTRDPRVKERKKYGLKKARKAPQYSKR, from the coding sequence GTGACCACCCCTGAGGTCGAGACCGAGGCCGTCGAGGCGGAGACCGCCGTCGACGCCGTCGAGTCCGATGTCGACGGTGCCGAGGACGAGGCCGCCGAGCCCGCTCCCGCGCCCGTCGTGCGCCCCGTGCTCAGCGCCGGCGCTCACCACCTCGCGCAGACCGTCGGCCGCCGCAAGGAGGCCATCGTCCGCGTGCGCCTGCTGCCCGGCACCGGCAAGTTCACCCTGAACGGGAAGTCCCTGGAGACCTACTTCCCGAACAAGGTGCACCAGCAGCTCATCCGCGAGCCCCTGGTGACGACCGAGAAGCCGGAGACGTTCGACGTCATCGCGAACCTCAGCGGCGGCGGCATCACCGGTCAGGCCGGCGCGCTGCGCCTCGCGATCGCCCGCGCGCTCGTCGCCGTGGACTCCGAGGACCGCCCGGTGCTGAAGAAGGCCGGCTTCCTCACCCGTGACCCCCGGGTCAAGGAGCGGAAGAAGTACGGCCTCAAGAAGGCCCGCAAGGCGCCTCAGTACAGCAAGCGCTGA
- the glmM gene encoding phosphoglucosamine mutase has protein sequence MGRLFGTDGVRGLANADLTPELALSLAAAAARVLAEHDRSHRPVAVVGRDPRASGEMLEAAVVAGLTSAGADVLRAGVLPTPAVAHLVAALGADVGVMISASHNPMPDNGIKLFAAGGHKLPDSVEDEIEQKMGALEHRPTGAGIGRVRDVEDAEGQYVQHLLKVTPHRLEGLKVVVDCANGAASVAAPDAYRRAGAEVVEIHTHPDGLNINDGCGSTHLEQVRAAVREHGADLGIAHDGDADRCLAVDADGNDVDGDQIMAVLAIAMKESGELTDDTLVATVMSNLGLHLAMREHGITLRTAAVGDRYVLEELRAGGYALGGEQSGHVVLPAHATTGDGLLTALRLMARMAETGKPLAELAGVMRRLPQVLVNVVVADKARVAKDTAVSEAVAAVEAELGDTGRVLLRPSGTEQLVRVMVEAPTHELAESAAQRLAGVVSSVG, from the coding sequence ATGGGTCGGCTGTTCGGCACTGACGGTGTGCGTGGTCTGGCGAACGCCGACCTGACCCCGGAGCTGGCGTTGTCGCTGGCTGCCGCCGCGGCCCGCGTGCTCGCCGAACACGACCGGTCCCACCGCCCGGTCGCCGTGGTCGGCCGCGACCCGCGGGCCAGCGGCGAGATGCTGGAGGCCGCCGTGGTGGCGGGGCTCACGTCGGCGGGTGCGGACGTGCTGCGGGCGGGTGTCCTGCCGACGCCGGCGGTCGCGCACCTGGTCGCCGCGTTGGGTGCGGACGTCGGCGTGATGATCTCCGCCTCGCACAACCCGATGCCCGACAACGGGATCAAGCTGTTCGCGGCGGGCGGGCACAAGCTGCCGGACTCCGTCGAGGACGAGATCGAGCAGAAGATGGGCGCGCTGGAGCACCGCCCGACCGGCGCGGGCATCGGCCGCGTGCGGGACGTCGAGGACGCCGAGGGCCAGTACGTGCAGCACCTGCTGAAGGTGACGCCGCACCGCCTGGAGGGCCTCAAGGTGGTCGTGGACTGCGCGAACGGCGCCGCCTCCGTGGCCGCCCCGGACGCCTACCGCCGCGCGGGCGCCGAGGTCGTCGAGATCCACACCCACCCGGACGGCCTGAACATCAACGACGGCTGCGGCTCCACCCACCTCGAGCAGGTCCGCGCGGCGGTGCGGGAGCACGGCGCCGACCTGGGCATCGCGCACGACGGTGACGCGGACCGCTGCCTGGCCGTGGACGCGGACGGCAACGACGTCGACGGCGACCAGATCATGGCGGTCCTGGCGATCGCGATGAAGGAGTCCGGCGAGCTGACCGACGACACCCTGGTCGCCACCGTGATGAGCAACCTGGGCCTGCACCTGGCGATGCGGGAGCACGGCATCACGCTGCGCACCGCCGCCGTGGGCGACCGGTACGTGCTGGAGGAGCTGCGCGCCGGCGGGTACGCGCTGGGCGGCGAGCAGTCCGGGCACGTGGTGCTGCCCGCGCACGCCACCACCGGCGACGGCCTGCTCACCGCGCTGCGGCTGATGGCGCGCATGGCCGAGACCGGCAAGCCGCTGGCCGAGCTGGCGGGCGTGATGCGCCGGCTGCCGCAGGTGCTGGTGAACGTCGTGGTCGCGGACAAGGCGCGGGTGGCGAAGGACACGGCGGTCAGCGAGGCCGTGGCGGCGGTGGAGGCCGAGCTGGGCGACACCGGCCGCGTGCTGCTGCGCCCGTCCGGGACGGAGCAGCTCGTGCGGGTGATGGTGGAGGCCCCCACCCACGAACTGGCGGAGTCGGCGGCGCAGCGCTTGGCGGGTGTGGTTTCCTCGGTGGGCTGA